The genomic stretch CCCTTTACTTTTGATCAATTTTATTCCCTTTTCAAGTTGAGAAGCTTCTACAGCTCCTGCCGGGGAAATAACAGCAATTTTAGCTCCTTTCTTAAGTGCTTTTGGAAAGATAATTTTTTTCATTTCGTTTTTTGATATTTTACTTCTTTTTTCTCAGCTTCTTCCAATTGTCTGTCAAACTGATTAAACGTTTTAAAACTTTGCAGGAAGATAAAGAAACTGAAAATAATAAGAATCACCCCTACAACTCTTCTGATCTGATTGGCCAGTTTCTGGGTAAGTTTATCGTGAAACTGTTTAGCAAGGAATATTTTGGCAAGGTCAATACAAAGATAGGTCCCAATTACAATGCCTATGTATAAAATAAAACTGCTGGTGTCCGGATATTGATTCCTTACGGAAATTACCGTTACCAGCCAGAAAAGGATGACTCCTACATTTAAAAGATTAAAGAAAAACCCATTAAAAAAGGTTTTAATATAGTTTTGGCTAATGATCTTGTCTTCACCGGGCATGTGCATTTTAGTCTTTGTAACCAACATCACAATCCCATAAACAAAAATCAGAATAGAAGTGATCCTATAAAAGCCCGGATGTTTATCTATGAGAGTAACGATATCTGCACTGGCATAGTACGCCGCTACAATACACAGTAAATCTGCGGTAATAACTCCAAGATCCAATGATAATGCATGTTTTGGGCCTCTGGAGAAACTGGTCTCTATTAACAGGAAGAATATAGGCCCTATAAAAACCAGACTCAACATGAATCCTAAAATAATGGCAGATAGTACAAGTTCAAGCATTTAGTGGTGTTTTAAAATGAAAAAAATTTCATTCCGTTTTATACAAAGTTATACTTTATGATTTAATTATTCAATAAAGATGTTATATATCAACTTTATTTTGTCTAATATTTTTGAAAGGATGCGGGAAGCCGGGAGAGGGAAGTAATGATAGTATGAGCCAACGAATACAGTTAAAAATACTATTTTAAAACTCCCTGAAAAACAAAGAGGCTGTTCCATTCTGGAACAACCTCTTACTATCATTTTTTTTTGATTCTGATATTAATCAACAATCTTAAAGTCTAACTGCTTTTGGATCAGATTTGCCTTTACCACTTTAATCTGAACCTGATCTCCCAACTGGTATTTATTTCCGTGTCTTACTCCATATACAGCATGAGTTTTCGCATCATACATATAAGAATCGTCCACTAAATCTCTTAGTTTGATAAGACCTTCAGCACCATTTTCAGGAATTTCTACCCAGAAGCCAAATTCAGCTACTCCGGAAATAACCCCGGTGAACGTTTCACCAAGATGTTTCTCCATGAATTTTACCTGCATAAACTTAATGGAATCTCTTTCTGCATCAGCTGCCAGTCTTTCCATAGAACTGCAGTGTTTTGCTTTTTCTTCCAGCTCCGGTCTGCTTGGAGATTTTCCTCCGTCCAGATAATGTTGAAGAAGACGGTGGGCAAGTAAATCCGGATAACGACGGATAGGAGAGGTGAAGTGACTGTAATAAGCAAATCCTAGCCCATAGTGACCAATTGGCTCTGTAGAGTACACCGCTTTACTCATACTTCTCATCGCAAGGGTTTCAATCATATTTTCTTCTCCTTTTCCTTTTACATCATGTAAAAGTTTATTCAAAGATTCTGCTACCTTTTTGGTATTCGCTAAATTCATCTTATATCCGAAAGTAGAGACAAAATCTCTTAACGATTCTAACTTAGCAGGATCCGGATCATCGTGAACCCTGTAGATGAATGTATTATTTGTTATTTCTCCTTTTCTTGTTAAAGAGATAAATTCAGAAACTTTCTTATTGGCTAAAAGCATAAATTCCTCGATCAGGTGATTGGAATCTTTACTGATTTTGAAGTATACCCCAACCGGCTCATTATTTTCGTCCAGATTGAATCTTACTTCACTTCTGTCAAAAGTAATCGCTCCGTTTTTGATACGGTCGTTACGCATAATCTTCGCTAATCTGTCAAGAACATTGATTTCCTCAGCCAAATCTCCCTGACCCGTTTCAATACGTTCCTGAGCTTCCTCGTAAGTAAACCTTCTGTCTGAATGAATAACGGTTCTTCCAAACCACTGTTTCTGGATTTCAGCCTGATCGTTCAGTTCAAAAACTGCCGAGAAGGTATATTTATCTTCATGAGGGCGAAGAGAACATACATCATTACTCAATACTTCCGGAAGCATTGGTACCACTCTGTCTACAAGATAAACTGAAGTTGCTCTCTGATATGCTTCATCATCAAGAATAGTTCCCGGAACTACATAATGAGATACATCGGCAATATGAACTCCGATTTCCCAGTTTCCGTTTTCCAGTTTTCTGATGGATAAGGCATCATCAAAATCTTTTGCATCCTTAGGGTCGATGGTAAACGTACAGATAGTACGCATATCCCAACGTTTTGCCACTTCTTCATCAGTGATGCTTCTGTCTATTTTATCAGCATCTGCTTCTACTTCCTGTGGGAACTCATAAGGTAAACCATATTCTGCAAGAATAGAGTGGATCTCTGTTTCATGTTCTCCCGGTGCGCCCAATACCTGTGTGATTTCCCCTTCAGGATTTTTATCGCCAGGTTTCCATTCTGTCATCTTAACAATTACCTTATCTCCATCCTCTGCATTATTGAATTTTCCTTTCGGAATAAAAATGTCTGTATTGATTGATTTTTTATCACAAACCACAAACCCGAATTCCTTGTGAGCCACCTTCTGAAAAGTTCCCACAAACTCTGTTCTGTTTCGCTCTAAAACCTCCAAAACTGACCCTTCCAGCTTCTTTCCTTTATAATGATAAGTTATAATAAGAACCTTATCTCCCTGCAGGGCATCTTTTACATTTTTAGAATGAACGAAGACATCGTCTTCTAATCCTTCCACATTTACATAAGCATTTCCGCTCTGATTAAAATCGATAATTCCTGTAAGCGTTCCTGCAATTTTCAGGTTCACGATATATTTTCCTCTTTCTACTTCTTTGATCTTTTCAGATCCCTGAAGTTTATGCAGTGCCTGGATCACAAGTTCTCTTTGCCTCGGATTTTTATAATCTATCCCGTCAGCGATCTGCTTATAATTATAAATTTTTGATGCGTTGGCATTCATGAAACGAAGAATCAATCTTCCGATTTCCATGAGTTTCAAATCATTTTTATGACTTATATATTTTCTTTTTTTTGGCATTTTAATTTTTTTTAAGTTACTTAAGTTGGTATCTCATGAAAGTGAAGCTTCTCTAATTTCGGAATTTTCACATTCAGAATAACAATCTTTATGGTTTGCTCAACACCTGTTTTCCTTTTAAGCATTGTATTAGACAAAGCTATAAAATCTATGTCAGGACTTTGAATATCTTCTATATTATTATGTATATTTTTTACAAAGCTCTTTGGTATTTTTTCAGGGATTGTGATCTTTTGTTTCTTGCCATTTAAAACAAACTCATCACAAAAAATACTTTAGATCTTTTTTATTTTTTCAAACCTTAAGGTTTAATTTAATCTTATTTTTCTAAAATCTACTTTACAACGGAAGCTTTAGTTTTGTATAAATTTAATACAAATTTCGAGAAGAAAAGAGAAAAACCTTCTATAAAATATCTTTAAAAATATTACAAAGGTTCAGGAGAAGTATAGAATATTATTTCTATTGAACACTGCAAATGTACGAATAAAAAATAAATAAGGCCTGCAATCAAATTACAGGCCTCAGTATATTTAGCAAACAGCAATCTTATCAACTCTGTTCTGGTGTCTTCCACCTTCAAACTCTGTAGAAAGAAATTTGTCAACAATTTCAATCGCCAGTTCTTTTGATATAAACCTTGCCGGCATAGAAATCATATTGGCATCATTATGCTGTCTTGCCAATGTTGCAATCTCCGGCATCCAGCAAAGTGCACATCTGATCTTCTGATGTTTGTTCGCAGTGATCTGAACCCCATTTCCGCTTCCACAGATCAAAATTCCAAGCTCATTCTCTCCGTTTTCCACAGAGGTTGCCGCAGGGTGAACAAAGTCCGGATAATCCACACTGTTTGTGGAAAACGTTCCAAAATCCTGAACCTCAAACTTTTCTGAAAGGTAGTTCTTAACAATCTCCTTATATTCATAGCCTGCATGGTCCGCTGCGATAGCAATTTTTCTTTTCATAATACTCTTATTAAGCTTTTTTAGATTTTATTTCCTTACAAAGGTAAGAATAATAACAATTCGTGTTAGTAAACCGTGAGTTAATTGTGAAAAGCTATGTTAATAACTGTGGAAAACTTTTTCCAACTTTCTATTTTCAAAGATGAATTTATTTCGTAATAGAAAATCTTTCCGAAAGTTTTTCCCACAACTTTCCAGATCTTTTCTCAAGCTATCCCCAGGTTTTTCCATAATAAAATAACTAATAATGCTTTGTTGGCAAAGTTATCAACAATTGTGAATAAGTGTGTGAATATACAGGTTTACAGAGATTTATATTGTGAGTTATTTATGAATTGTATATCAGTTGAGTATTATGAACTTTATGCCTAAAACTTATCCCCGTTACTAACAATACATAACAACAACTACATTATTTTTTTTTATAAAGAGAAAAGATTTGTTGATTAATGGGTGATTGGCTTCGGGGAAAGTTTTTGAAAACTTTTATTTCGATCAATCTGTTGAAAAAGTTTAAAACCTTACATTTGTGAAACGAAAAATCAAAGAAAGTTTATGAAATTGACCTTGCCGGGATTTGCTGAAATATAACGTGGCCCGAAAAGGGGGATTGCATGTAATCTTAAAAAATAAATCTGAATATAAATGAAAACAATTAACGATTTCAATTTTAAAGATAAGAAAGCTCTTGTAAGAGTTGACTTCAATGTTCCACAGGATGACCAGTTGAATGTGACTGATAACACCAGAATTGTTGCGGTGAAACCAACCGTTGAAAAAATTCTTCAGGATGGTGGTTCAGTTATTTTAATGACACACCTTGGAAGACCAAAAGGAGAAGTGAAGGATGAGTTTTCTCTGAAACATATTCTTGGGGAAGTTTCAACTGTTCTTGGAAAGGAAGTGAAATTTGTTGATGAGTGCATTGGAGAGAAAGCTGAACAGGCTGCAGCTGATTTGAAACCTGGAGAAATTTTATTATTGGAGAATGTTCGTTTTCATAATGAAGAGGAAAAAGGGGATGAAGGCTTTGCAGAGCAACTTTCAAAATTAGGAGATGCTTATGTAAATGATGCTTTCGGAACGGCGCACAGAGCTCATGCTTCCACTGCTGTTATAGCTAAATTTTTCCCATCAACTAAATTTTTCGGTTTATTGATGAGCAAAGAGCTTCAGGCTATTGATAAAGTTTTGAAAAGTGGTGAAAAACCTGTCACTGCTATCCTAGGAGGATCTAAGGTTTCAACTAAAATTACTATTATAGAAAATATTCTTCCGGCAGTAGACAATTTGATTATTGGCGGTGGAATGGCATTCACATTTATTAAAGCGTTAGGAGGAAAAATCGGAACTTCATTAGTAGAAGATGATAAGCTTCCTTTGGCTTTGGAAATTTTAGCAAAAGCTAAAGAACATAAGGTAAAAGTATATTTACCATCCGATGCTATTATTGCTGAGAGCTTCAGTAATGATGTTGAAAGAAAAGAGGTTGATATCTATGCTATTCCTGAAGGATGGATGGGACTAGATGCTGGTCATAAATCAAGAGATCAGTTCAACGATGTATTATTAAATTCAAGAACAATTCTTTGGAATGGACCTATTGGGGTTTTTGAAATGTCACATTTTGCTGGCGGAACAATTGCTCTTGGAGACAGTATTGCTGAAGCAACAAGATTGGGAGCTTTCTCTCTAGTAGGAGGAGGTGACAGTGTTGCATTCGTTAAGCAATTTGGATATGCTGATAAAGTAAGTTATGTTTCTACAGGTGGAGGAGCAATGCTTGAAAGTCTTGAGGGACTTGAGCTTCCTGGTGTAGCTGCCATCAACAATTAATAAAAGAAAATTTCAATATTTCGAAGCCTGCTAATATTATTAGCAGGCTTTTTTTGGCTTGTATTTTCATTGAGGAATTCTGAATTTGGATGGAACTTTATTCCTTTTTATTATAACCTTTTGTTATATTAAAAATAGGTCTTTTGATTTAGTGGAAGTTACGTTTTGAACCCGATTAATAAAGGATAAATTGAGATTTAAGTCTTATTTGAATAATGGAATTATTAGTATTTAATCATGAAAGTGTTGCTAATAAAATTTATTCTTTTCAGTTTGAATTTTATAATTTTCTAATATCAAAAAGTAATCAATTTCAGCTGAAAAAATTGATTTTATAGATCATCTTTGAAACTACTTGGTATAGCTTTTCTAATAGAAAATTTTACATTTAAGTATGTATCGGAAAATAGTGAGAGTTCGTAACTTTTATTTTTTCTTAAATTTAAGAATAGAATATGTCATTTCTTATTATAAAAAAAATTTTCATCTATCTTTTAAAATGGAAAGTAATGAGAATATGCATTAGTTATTGATAGAATAGAGTAGGGGACAATTGGTCTTTAAAACTATTGTACGATGTCCTTATACCTCTTCCTGAACAGCCATACTTTGATGGACAGGAACAATACATATTAAATTTGTCTGCATAGTTTGAACAAGTATAGAATAAATAACTTAGTATTCCGGACCCATACTATTTAATATGAGGAAATATACTGATTGTAATCTTTGATTTTCAGATATTTCACACTTTAATTATATTGCAAATTACCCTTGTATCTGTCTGATTTATAGTTGTTAAGCTTTATTTTAATATGTTTTGTTTGTGTATTAATTAGTGTTTATTTTTTTTAAAATTTATTTTATTTTGCATCGTGATTTATATGTCTCTTAATTATATGAAATACAATGGTTAAGCCTGTTTTTTTAATGATCTTAAATTCGAATAAAAGATGTAATAAAGGCATTTGGGTTTGTATATGATTTTTACTTTTTAAAGAGAATGAATGCTTCTTGTAGTTTTAAGTTCCAGATGTTATAATTTCATAACGGAATCAAATATTTTATCCTGTTGGATTTTTTTAAATTTTTTTGGCTTTGTGAGATTTTAAAATATCAGAACTTCATAATGTTCAAATTGAATTTCTTTAATTTTTTTGATTGATAATCTTTTCAATTTTATTTAAGAACGGTAAATTTTCTTGTTTATTAAAAATGAGACATTCATTAAGTAACTAAGGTAATTGAAATTTTATTTTTTGATGAGCATTAACATTTTCTAATTTTTTTTGATTGTACCTTAAAAATTGGCTTTTAGAAATATGTCAAAAATCGAAAAACTATTATTTTTAGAGTGTTTGTATTTCAAACGGAAAATAAGTCTTAAATTATATGTTTTTGTTAGAATTAGTATTTTACATTTCAAATTTTTCATTTTGGTGGTAAATGGACTCTCTTTTTGTTCTGAATTTTCATTTTTTATTTAGAGAGGTTTTATTGATGTTAAATTTTGTTCCTTAAAAAAATAAGATCATTTAGAAATTGGAGTAGGAGAGGAGAATGAATTGTAAAAAAGATTATTTCATGAGACGAAATGAAATTGAAGTATAGTTTAGCAGATCTTATAAAAATAAAAACTCAGAGTAAAATTCCCTGAGTTTTTGAATTCTAATAAGCAAAATGCTGAAAATTGACCTTCAGAAATAGCTTAAAAATCGATTATCTATCTTTTTTCGATAATATATATCAAACTTGAAAATTCGTTCGAAAAAGAGGCTTTTATGTTCGAAATCGTTCCGTAGATACTCGCTTTTAGCCAGAATAGAGGTGATTTTTTATATTTTTCGCTGAGCATAGAGATATAATAAGAGTCAAGGATCAAAGGTTTGATCTTTCTCATTTTCCAATCTGGTTTTTTGGAAATCAGATTTTTCATTCCTTGTTTGGAAAAATGATAGATGTGTCTCGGTACATCATAAGCCGCCCAGTATTCTTTATAATGTTTCGCATCATAAGAAGTAGGATTGGGAACAGCAATAATAAGAAGCCCTTTGTCTTTTAATTTTGAGTGAAAAATATTGAGCATTTCATCCTGGTTCTCTATATGTTCAAACACATGCCATAAGGTAATTGCATCTAAACTTCTGTCTTCTATTTTCTGAATATCGTCAAGAATTTTCGCTTTTGTAATTTTTCCCTGTGCTGCTTTTCTTGCATCAGCATCCGGTTCAAAACCGAATGTTTCAAAATCATTTTCTATATACTTTACAAACTCTCCTGCACCACATCCATAGTCTAATACTTTTGATCCCTGTTGAATTCTTTCCACAAGAATATTTTTTTTGTAACGAAGATTAAAGGACTGAAGAAACTTATATAATTTTTCTTTCAGACTTCCGGAATCCTGGTGATGAGAAATGTAGTCTTCACTTTCGTAGTATCTGGAAATATTAGATGGAATAGGGGAGGTTTTGTATACCCCATTTGTTTCTGTTTCTTTAATTTCAAATATTTCCTGTGAAAGAAAATGATCTTTTATTTTCATTGAATTTGCTATCTGTTATATTTTAATAATATAGTAAGCATATACAAATTTAGTTTTTTGAGGCATTCTTTAGTTTGAAGATAGCTTAGAATTGTAGTGGTATAACTATAATTTAAGAGTTCTTCATTGGAATGACAATTATTTTCTAAAGTGTATATAACTTAAAAAATTAAGATATTCATCTACTTTTTTAAAAGCTTAATAAATACCTTAATTTTTGTTTTTATTGTAAAAAATGTTTCACGTGAAACATTTTTATTTTAACGTCCTAAATATACTAATAAAACATTAATATCAGCTGGAGAAACACCGCTTATCCTTCCTGCTTGTGCAATGGTTTTGGGACGTACATTAGACATCTTTTGTTTTGCTTCTGCAGAAAGGCTTGAAAGTTTTGCATAATCAAAATCTTCTGGAATTTTAATGTTTTCCAGACGGTTTAATTTAGCTACATTCTCTTTTTCTTTTTCAATATAGCCTTTGTACTTGATATTGATCTCAGCCTGTTCCCTTACTTCGTCGTTATACTGAGAAGAAGTTTCTTTAATGAAATCAATTTCATCAAGTTTTTCTAAAGTCATATTAGGTCTGGTAAGAATCTGGGCGGCTCTGTAAGCCTGATCTACAGGGCTGCTTTCTATTGATTCTAAAATAGGGTTAATAATGCCTGGTTTTAAAGAAGTTTCGCGTAAAAACTCTTCAAGTTGCTGACTTTCAGATATTTTAGTCTCTACTTTTCTTAATCTATCTTCTTTTGCCAGTCCAAGTTGATAGGCTTTCTCAGTTAATCTGATATCTGCATTATCTTGTCTTAATAGAAGTCTGTACTCAGCACGTGAAGTAAACATTCTGTAGGGTTCTTCAGTTCCTTTTGTAATCAGGTCATCAATCAATACTCCGATGTAAGCCTCATCTCTGTTCAGGATAAATTCATCTTTTTCATGAACTTTATTGTGAGCATTGATTCCGGCAATCAGACCTTGACCTGCTGCTTCTTCGTATCCTGTAGTCCCGTTGATCTGTCCAGCGAAATATAAATTGTCGATCAATTTTGTTTCTAAAGTATGTTTCAATTGGGTAGGAGGGAAGTAGTCATATTCAATAGCATACCCCGGACGGAAAACTTTTACGTTTTCAAATCCTGCAATATGTTTCATTGCTTTGATCTGAACATCTTCCGGAAGAGAAGAACTGAAACCGTTTACGTAGATCTCAACAGTTTTCCATCCTTCCGGTTCTACGAAAAGCTGGTGTCTGTTTCTTTCTGCGAAACGATTAATTTTATCTTCAATACTTGGACAGTATCTTGGGCCCAAGCTCTGAATCGTTCCATTAAACATTGGACTTCTATCGAAACCTTCACGAAGAATATCATGTACCGTTTCGTTAGTATATACAATATGGCAACTTAATTGTTTTGTTAATTTAGGAGTGTCAAGATAACTGAACTTTTGAGGATTTTCATCTCCTTTTTGTTCTTCCATCTTTGAATAATCCAAACTTCTTCCATCAACTCTTGGTGGAGTACCGGTTTTCATTCTTCCGGCTTCGAAACCTAAAGTTACCAGTTGTTCAGTGATCCCAAACGCTCTTGGCTCACCCATTCTTCCACCGCCTAATTGTTTATCGCCAACGTGAATCAATCCATTCAAAAAAGTTCCGTTGGTAAGAACTACAGATTTTGCTTTAATCTCAATTCCTAATGAAGTAATGACTCCGGTTACTTTATTGTTCTCCACAATGAGTTGTTTCACCATATCCTGAAAGAAATCAAGATTAGGAGTATTCTCTAAAGCCAGTCGCCATTCTTCGGCAAAAAGCATTCTGTCATTTTGGGTTCTTGGAGACCACATGGCAGGACCTTTTGAAAGATTCAGCATTTTGAATTGGATGGCAGATTTGTCTGCTACGATTCCGGAGTATCCACCCATTGCATCAATCTCTCTTACGATCTGGCCTTTTGCAATTCCACCCATTGCCGGGTTGCAGCTCATCTGTCCGATGGTCTGCATATTCATTGTAATCAATAGGGTTTTTGAACCCAGGTTGGCTGCTGCTGCTGCTGCTTCGCATCCTGCGTGTCCTGCACCTACTACGATCACATCATATATTTCTGAAATCATTTTTATCTTGCTTGTTTAAGCTTAAACCTTAACTTTAACTCTCAATGTTTCACGTGAAACATTTTTGAAGAATGCACTCTAGGTAAGTTTATATTATTACTAGAATTGAGCATTTTACATATAGGACTTTAAGCGATTATTTAATTATAATCCTGTAAATCCTTATACTTTGATAAGTACAAATCTTCCATTCTTCGCATCTCTTTTTCCTCCTCTTCTGTCTTGTCTTTATAACCTATCAGGTGTAAAATTCCGTGGGCTAAAACCCTTCTTAATTCATCTTCATAATCACGAGAAAGGGTAGAGGCGTTATCAGAAATGCGCTGCAAAGATACGAAAATCTCAGCGCTTATTGTCTTCCCTTTTACATAATCAAAAGTGATGATATCAGTATAATAATCATGCTGTAAATAATCCTGATTAATCTTGAGAAGATATTCATCATCACAGAAAATATAGTTGATTTCTCCTAGTTTTTTTCCTTCTGAAAGAATAAGATCTTCCAGCCATTGCTTGTAATTTGAATCTACCGACTCCGGTAAATTTTCGTAAAAGAATTGTATCATTGTATTAAAACCAGTGTCCTAAAATAACACTGAATATGCCTTTTTGATTGTTTTTTAGTGAGTGGCTGAAGTTTACTTTAATCTGCCCAAAAGGAGATTTGTATCCAGCCGTAATACCAAGCGAACTATAATTTACTTTAACAGCATCTTCAAACTTAATATCATTTGATAGGTTGGCAAAGCTAAAGTTCCCGCTGATAAAATAGTTTTTATTAAACTTAAACTGCAGATCATTGGATGCCAAAATTACATTATTAGTATGTAATTGGGCAAAATAAAATCCTCCGAAACGTTTAAAGTTAATAATATTCTGTTCAAAAATTCCTCCCAATCTGTATTGATAATAGGGTGGAAGATGTTCTCCAAGGGTAATTCCTCCGTATAAATTAAGACGGTAGGTAAATTGCTTACCTAACGGAATATTAATCTTTAAATCTGCTTTGATCTGAACGATTCTTTTTTCAACTTCAGATTTTAAAAGGTCTATTACTTTACCCTCGGCTGCAAAATAGATCCCTTTGGTTGCAAATTCCTTGTCATCCTGCGTATCAGTCTTCAGGAATATATAAGGATTTAAAAAACGGCTGTAACGTCTATTATCCCCATTGATTTCAGCTTTAAAATAATCATGGCTTATACCACCCCCAATAGCGTATTTGTCTTTCCATACAGATTGTATATACGCCTCATTTCTCATCCATTCCCA from Chryseobacterium indologenes encodes the following:
- a CDS encoding LysE family translocator, with amino-acid sequence MLELVLSAIILGFMLSLVFIGPIFFLLIETSFSRGPKHALSLDLGVITADLLCIVAAYYASADIVTLIDKHPGFYRITSILIFVYGIVMLVTKTKMHMPGEDKIISQNYIKTFFNGFFFNLLNVGVILFWLVTVISVRNQYPDTSSFILYIGIVIGTYLCIDLAKIFLAKQFHDKLTQKLANQIRRVVGVILIIFSFFIFLQSFKTFNQFDRQLEEAEKKEVKYQKTK
- the rnr gene encoding ribonuclease R, translated to MPKKRKYISHKNDLKLMEIGRLILRFMNANASKIYNYKQIADGIDYKNPRQRELVIQALHKLQGSEKIKEVERGKYIVNLKIAGTLTGIIDFNQSGNAYVNVEGLEDDVFVHSKNVKDALQGDKVLIITYHYKGKKLEGSVLEVLERNRTEFVGTFQKVAHKEFGFVVCDKKSINTDIFIPKGKFNNAEDGDKVIVKMTEWKPGDKNPEGEITQVLGAPGEHETEIHSILAEYGLPYEFPQEVEADADKIDRSITDEEVAKRWDMRTICTFTIDPKDAKDFDDALSIRKLENGNWEIGVHIADVSHYVVPGTILDDEAYQRATSVYLVDRVVPMLPEVLSNDVCSLRPHEDKYTFSAVFELNDQAEIQKQWFGRTVIHSDRRFTYEEAQERIETGQGDLAEEINVLDRLAKIMRNDRIKNGAITFDRSEVRFNLDENNEPVGVYFKISKDSNHLIEEFMLLANKKVSEFISLTRKGEITNNTFIYRVHDDPDPAKLESLRDFVSTFGYKMNLANTKKVAESLNKLLHDVKGKGEENMIETLAMRSMSKAVYSTEPIGHYGLGFAYYSHFTSPIRRYPDLLAHRLLQHYLDGGKSPSRPELEEKAKHCSSMERLAADAERDSIKFMQVKFMEKHLGETFTGVISGVAEFGFWVEIPENGAEGLIKLRDLVDDSYMYDAKTHAVYGVRHGNKYQLGDQVQIKVVKANLIQKQLDFKIVD
- the rpiB gene encoding ribose 5-phosphate isomerase B, which encodes MKRKIAIAADHAGYEYKEIVKNYLSEKFEVQDFGTFSTNSVDYPDFVHPAATSVENGENELGILICGSGNGVQITANKHQKIRCALCWMPEIATLARQHNDANMISMPARFISKELAIEIVDKFLSTEFEGGRHQNRVDKIAVC
- a CDS encoding phosphoglycerate kinase, which gives rise to MKTINDFNFKDKKALVRVDFNVPQDDQLNVTDNTRIVAVKPTVEKILQDGGSVILMTHLGRPKGEVKDEFSLKHILGEVSTVLGKEVKFVDECIGEKAEQAAADLKPGEILLLENVRFHNEEEKGDEGFAEQLSKLGDAYVNDAFGTAHRAHASTAVIAKFFPSTKFFGLLMSKELQAIDKVLKSGEKPVTAILGGSKVSTKITIIENILPAVDNLIIGGGMAFTFIKALGGKIGTSLVEDDKLPLALEILAKAKEHKVKVYLPSDAIIAESFSNDVERKEVDIYAIPEGWMGLDAGHKSRDQFNDVLLNSRTILWNGPIGVFEMSHFAGGTIALGDSIAEATRLGAFSLVGGGDSVAFVKQFGYADKVSYVSTGGGAMLESLEGLELPGVAAINN
- a CDS encoding class I SAM-dependent methyltransferase → MKIKDHFLSQEIFEIKETETNGVYKTSPIPSNISRYYESEDYISHHQDSGSLKEKLYKFLQSFNLRYKKNILVERIQQGSKVLDYGCGAGEFVKYIENDFETFGFEPDADARKAAQGKITKAKILDDIQKIEDRSLDAITLWHVFEHIENQDEMLNIFHSKLKDKGLLIIAVPNPTSYDAKHYKEYWAAYDVPRHIYHFSKQGMKNLISKKPDWKMRKIKPLILDSYYISMLSEKYKKSPLFWLKASIYGTISNIKASFSNEFSSLIYIIEKR
- the mnmG gene encoding tRNA uridine-5-carboxymethylaminomethyl(34) synthesis enzyme MnmG, with protein sequence MISEIYDVIVVGAGHAGCEAAAAAANLGSKTLLITMNMQTIGQMSCNPAMGGIAKGQIVREIDAMGGYSGIVADKSAIQFKMLNLSKGPAMWSPRTQNDRMLFAEEWRLALENTPNLDFFQDMVKQLIVENNKVTGVITSLGIEIKAKSVVLTNGTFLNGLIHVGDKQLGGGRMGEPRAFGITEQLVTLGFEAGRMKTGTPPRVDGRSLDYSKMEEQKGDENPQKFSYLDTPKLTKQLSCHIVYTNETVHDILREGFDRSPMFNGTIQSLGPRYCPSIEDKINRFAERNRHQLFVEPEGWKTVEIYVNGFSSSLPEDVQIKAMKHIAGFENVKVFRPGYAIEYDYFPPTQLKHTLETKLIDNLYFAGQINGTTGYEEAAGQGLIAGINAHNKVHEKDEFILNRDEAYIGVLIDDLITKGTEEPYRMFTSRAEYRLLLRQDNADIRLTEKAYQLGLAKEDRLRKVETKISESQQLEEFLRETSLKPGIINPILESIESSPVDQAYRAAQILTRPNMTLEKLDEIDFIKETSSQYNDEVREQAEINIKYKGYIEKEKENVAKLNRLENIKIPEDFDYAKLSSLSAEAKQKMSNVRPKTIAQAGRISGVSPADINVLLVYLGR
- the ybeY gene encoding rRNA maturation RNase YbeY; translation: MIQFFYENLPESVDSNYKQWLEDLILSEGKKLGEINYIFCDDEYLLKINQDYLQHDYYTDIITFDYVKGKTISAEIFVSLQRISDNASTLSRDYEDELRRVLAHGILHLIGYKDKTEEEEKEMRRMEDLYLSKYKDLQDYN